From Mesotoga sp. BH458_6_3_2_1, one genomic window encodes:
- a CDS encoding RidA family protein, with protein MLIEKRIKELGIELPPSSPPGAMYIPVKRLGNALFVSGQVPMKDGKPAYTGKVGKERSIEYAEEGARLCIVNMLAAVKAYLGDLDRVVGIVKLQAFVNSETGFDRQHIVANAASELLYEIFGEAGRHARTAVGTNQLPLDFTVEIEAVIEIREND; from the coding sequence ATGCTTATAGAGAAGAGGATAAAGGAACTGGGAATCGAGCTGCCGCCGTCTTCACCGCCAGGAGCCATGTATATTCCCGTTAAAAGGCTCGGAAATGCTCTTTTCGTTTCGGGTCAGGTACCGATGAAGGACGGAAAGCCTGCTTACACGGGTAAAGTGGGAAAGGAGAGATCAATCGAATACGCCGAGGAAGGGGCCAGACTGTGCATTGTCAACATGCTGGCAGCCGTCAAGGCTTACCTCGGTGATCTCGACAGGGTAGTTGGCATTGTGAAGCTCCAGGCCTTTGTGAACAGCGAAACAGGCTTCGACAGGCAGCATATCGTTGCTAATGCGGCTTCGGAACTCCTTTATGAAATATTCGGTGAGGCCGGAAGGCACGCACGTACTGCAGTTGGAACGAACCAGCTGCCGTTGGATTTCACGGTCGAGATCGAGGCAGTAATCGAAATCAGAGAGAACGATTAA
- the pepV gene encoding dipeptidase PepV, which translates to MKKLIEDYFEQNKGLMIRDIMRLVRIKSDKEEAKAGKPYGDGPAEVLAAALEMASEMGFRTKNYDNYVGAIDFDDQKNKLDILAHLDVVPGGDGWSVTEPFNPVVKDGRLYGRGTIDDKGPAVAALYAMKAVKDLNIPLKAGVRLILGTDEECGSSDIRYYYGIEEEAPMTFSPDASFPVVNIEKGGLQGKFESRFEESTESPRIVSFKAGIKSNVIPGEAAAVVEGIDPEEIRDCCDAVTKISGISFNLSTEGNKTTIRAKGLQGHASTPDKGKNALTGLLEVISKLPASRSTGFERLRALNSVFPHGDWLGEAAGIAMSDELSGKLTVSLNMLEYDGSSLNGTFDCRAPLCATKENLLDVIKTKLADRGIDLQNDDIKPPHHVPGDSEFVKTLLRCYESYTGEKGYCISMGGGTYVHRLKNGVAFGCTMPGSENNMHGPDEFAVIEDLVTSAKIFTQAIIELCR; encoded by the coding sequence ATGAAGAAACTGATTGAAGATTACTTCGAACAGAACAAGGGACTAATGATAAGAGACATCATGAGACTGGTAAGGATAAAGAGCGACAAAGAAGAGGCTAAAGCGGGCAAGCCATACGGCGACGGACCGGCCGAAGTGCTGGCTGCAGCACTTGAGATGGCATCTGAAATGGGATTTAGGACCAAAAACTACGACAATTATGTTGGAGCGATTGACTTCGACGATCAAAAAAACAAGCTTGACATTCTTGCTCATCTCGATGTGGTACCGGGAGGAGACGGTTGGTCGGTCACAGAACCCTTCAACCCGGTAGTCAAGGACGGAAGGCTCTACGGTAGAGGAACGATAGACGACAAGGGCCCCGCCGTAGCGGCTCTTTACGCCATGAAGGCTGTCAAGGATCTCAATATTCCTCTGAAGGCCGGCGTGAGGTTGATACTGGGAACCGATGAGGAATGCGGGTCGTCCGACATAAGATACTATTACGGAATTGAAGAAGAGGCTCCGATGACCTTTTCGCCGGATGCAAGCTTCCCGGTTGTGAACATAGAGAAGGGGGGACTTCAGGGCAAGTTCGAATCGAGATTTGAAGAGTCAACTGAATCTCCCCGAATTGTAAGCTTCAAGGCAGGGATCAAGAGCAATGTTATCCCCGGTGAAGCGGCCGCAGTGGTCGAGGGGATCGATCCTGAAGAGATCCGCGATTGCTGCGATGCCGTGACCAAGATTAGCGGTATCTCGTTCAACTTATCCACCGAGGGAAACAAGACTACAATCAGGGCTAAAGGTCTTCAGGGGCACGCTTCGACTCCAGATAAGGGGAAAAATGCTTTGACGGGTTTGCTTGAGGTCATCTCAAAACTTCCAGCTTCTCGAAGTACCGGCTTTGAAAGACTGCGAGCTCTAAACTCGGTATTTCCTCATGGAGATTGGCTCGGTGAGGCTGCTGGCATTGCGATGAGCGATGAACTTTCCGGCAAGCTTACAGTAAGCCTAAACATGTTGGAATACGACGGTTCGAGCCTAAACGGGACATTCGATTGCAGGGCTCCTTTATGTGCAACGAAGGAGAACCTCCTTGACGTAATCAAAACCAAACTGGCTGACCGTGGCATAGATCTGCAAAACGATGACATAAAACCTCCTCATCACGTACCGGGTGACTCCGAGTTCGTCAAGACACTTCTCAGATGCTACGAAAGCTACACCGGAGAGAAGGGGTACTGCATTTCAATGGGCGGCGGAACGTACGTACATCGACTTAAGAACGGCGTGGCATTTGGCTGTACTATGCCCGGAAGCGAAAACAATATGCACGGCCCCGATGAATTTGCGGTCATTGAAGATCTCGTGACGAGCGCCAAGATATTCACTCAGGCAATCATAGAGCTTTGCCGGTGA
- a CDS encoding MalY/PatB family protein has product MDYDFDTLVNRENQGNMKFMLTPDLVKKMNLISYAGAEMDFKTAPAIIDALVERARNGLLGFTLADEKYLSGVQWWMKNMRNWEIERDWIVPTYGTIHSVATAIRAFTKEGDGVIVQPPVYNRYEQAVRRTNREIVSNPLIYRDGKYSMDFDDLERCMRVEKNRLFILCNPHNPIAKVWQRSDLEKISSLAQRYNVLVFSDEIFGEITFNGNSAIPYSTVAGKEGFSVVATSLGKVFNLTGVNSANIVIPDPSTRKRFRIQRDADHYGSIDPMVHAAVCAGYGPDGADWVREMREYVWENVSIMKDFFTRNIPAVTMTEVEGSFVIWIDWRRLKLDDEELHSFLLNEAYLDLDRGVNYGEGGKGFTRMNIAAPRRKIEESLGFLFEAAARRGYAVSETLNRWR; this is encoded by the coding sequence ATGGACTACGACTTCGATACTCTGGTAAACAGAGAGAATCAGGGGAACATGAAATTCATGCTCACTCCCGATTTAGTCAAGAAGATGAATCTGATCAGTTATGCCGGCGCAGAGATGGATTTCAAGACTGCTCCCGCAATAATCGACGCTCTTGTTGAGCGGGCCAGGAATGGCCTTCTTGGATTCACACTTGCCGACGAAAAGTATCTTTCCGGCGTACAGTGGTGGATGAAGAACATGCGTAACTGGGAGATAGAGAGAGACTGGATTGTGCCTACCTATGGTACTATTCACTCGGTTGCGACGGCCATCAGGGCATTCACGAAAGAGGGAGACGGTGTAATCGTACAACCTCCTGTATACAACAGATACGAACAGGCTGTAAGAAGGACAAACCGAGAGATAGTGAGCAATCCTCTGATCTACAGGGACGGAAAGTACTCAATGGACTTCGATGACCTAGAGAGATGTATGAGGGTTGAGAAAAACCGACTTTTCATACTGTGCAATCCTCATAACCCCATCGCAAAAGTCTGGCAGCGTTCTGATCTGGAGAAAATCTCCTCGCTTGCACAGAGATATAACGTCCTTGTATTCAGCGACGAAATATTCGGGGAAATAACCTTCAACGGCAATTCGGCTATTCCATACTCCACTGTTGCAGGAAAGGAAGGCTTCTCGGTAGTTGCGACCTCACTTGGAAAGGTCTTCAATCTGACTGGCGTCAATAGCGCAAATATAGTTATACCCGACCCCTCCACAAGGAAGAGATTCAGGATCCAGCGAGACGCAGATCACTACGGAAGCATAGATCCCATGGTTCATGCGGCAGTATGCGCAGGCTACGGACCCGACGGAGCCGACTGGGTTAGAGAGATGAGGGAGTACGTGTGGGAGAATGTCTCCATAATGAAGGACTTCTTCACCAGAAACATTCCAGCAGTCACAATGACCGAAGTAGAGGGTTCATTCGTAATCTGGATAGACTGGCGGAGGCTTAAACTAGATGATGAGGAGCTGCACTCATTCCTGCTGAACGAGGCATATCTCGATCTGGATAGAGGCGTAAACTATGGAGAAGGTGGAAAGGGTTTTACACGAATGAACATCGCTGCACCCAGAAGGAAGATAGAAGAGTCACTGGGATTCCTTTTCGAAGCAGCCGCGAGACGTGGGTACGCAGTATCCGAGACTTTGAACAGGTGGAGGTGA